The stretch of DNA ATGGATGTTGAGGGAAAAGACACGTGGCGGCATGCGCAGGCAGGAGCACAAACAGTGGTGGTAGTTGCGCCTGGAGAATTGGGATTCATAAAGAAAGTTGACACGACAAATTTGAGTCTTCAAGAAATTATCAGAAACTGCCAAAACGACACAGACATGGTTGTCCTTGAGGGTTTTAGAAATCTGGTTGAACATGAGCCAACAGTACTTAAAATAGTAGCTATCAAAACTTTTGAGGAGGCTGTGGAAGCATCAAAGCGTTTCAAACCAATAATTGCATTTACAAGTTCTGCAGTTTTGACCGCAAAAAGGTTAAGCATACCTGTTGTAGACGTTCTAAAAGAACCTGAAAAACTTGTGGAAATTGTTGAGAGAAAAATTAGGCTTTAAGAGACAAGTGGAGATATCTCCACTATTTCCCGCAAATCCCATCTTTTTTGTGTGAAGATCTCTTCTCAGAAACACAATGTCAACTACTTAGCCCACGATTTCGAAGACGCTCATGTTCCCAAGCCTCGAAGTCAGCGGGAGGATTGACAATCTCGCTTTCAGGCTTCTTCTCCAGTCTCGCTACACCATTTGGGCATCCTGTGACGCATAAGCCACAGCCAATGCACTTCTCGCGATCCACAGCTGACACTCCTCCTCCGTCTGAGATGGCGTGTACCTGGCATCTCTTCCTACATATTCCGCATCCTAGACACTCGTTAGGGTCAATTACGGCATAATAGTTGGCGTAGGCCACTGAATTCTCAATGCCCCAATCAGTTATTCCTCTGAGAATGCCGCAGCAACACCCACAACAATTACAGACATAGCCGAGCCCTTTCATCACGTTGCTAACCGTATGCACAAGGCCCATCTCCTCTGCCTTATCGAGAAAAGCCAGTGCTTCCTCCTTCGAAATATCATCCTCACTCGGTTGTCTCTCGGCTGAAGAGAAGCTAAGGCAAGTCCTCAAGGGAAAGTCACACCTACGACCAATGTGATCCTGTTGCACTCTGCAGATGCAGTCACTCAAACGAAATGTTTTGGAGCTCAAGAGAATCGCTTTCACGTCGTCATACGGGAGAATCCATTCAGACTTGATTGCCTTCTGAGCCGGGACAACACGGTGCAGAGCTGGTTGTGGCTTCATAATTCCAACAGCTCCACCATTTGCCAAGTACTCTTCGACCAAGTGAGCTAACTCGTGATCCATACTTTCCCGCTGTGATTCGTAGATGCCCACGACAAAAGGTGCCAGCCTAAAGAATAGCTTATCACCTTCTTTACAGCTCCACAAAAGTCCTCGTTTCGCCATCTTCCCCAACCGTGCTTCTGCATCTTCAGATGAAAGCCCAATGCGCTCAACAACAACCTCAAGTGACTCCATAGAGCTAGTTAGCTGACTTGCCACTGAAGCCTCCTGAGGGGAGAATATCTTCTTCAGAACTCTTATCTCCACGTTTGAAGGGGTTCTGGGAAAGCCGTTGGGAAGTTTGTTCAAAGCTTCCGCAAGTTGCTCAAAAACCTGATTGCTCAATATATCCGCTCCATCAGAAGTTATCGTACATCGAGCCTATTTAATGCTGACTCACAGCTTGCATGGGATTTGAACCCCGAACCCAACATTTCTTCTACAGATCTGTAATCAGAGGTATTTTTTTGTAACTT from Candidatus Bathyarchaeota archaeon encodes:
- the mobB gene encoding molybdopterin-guanine dinucleotide biosynthesis protein B codes for the protein MTVIAVIGRKNSGKTTTIEALVKGLTKRGCRVATIKHVSEPSFTMDVEGKDTWRHAQAGAQTVVVVAPGELGFIKKVDTTNLSLQEIIRNCQNDTDMVVLEGFRNLVEHEPTVLKIVAIKTFEEAVEASKRFKPIIAFTSSAVLTAKRLSIPVVDVLKEPEKLVEIVERKIRL
- a CDS encoding 4Fe-4S binding protein, which codes for MSNQVFEQLAEALNKLPNGFPRTPSNVEIRVLKKIFSPQEASVASQLTSSMESLEVVVERIGLSSEDAEARLGKMAKRGLLWSCKEGDKLFFRLAPFVVGIYESQRESMDHELAHLVEEYLANGGAVGIMKPQPALHRVVPAQKAIKSEWILPYDDVKAILLSSKTFRLSDCICRVQQDHIGRRCDFPLRTCLSFSSAERQPSEDDISKEEALAFLDKAEEMGLVHTVSNVMKGLGYVCNCCGCCCGILRGITDWGIENSVAYANYYAVIDPNECLGCGICRKRCQVHAISDGGGVSAVDREKCIGCGLCVTGCPNGVARLEKKPESEIVNPPADFEAWEHERLRNRGLSS